In Trichoderma asperellum chromosome 1, complete sequence, a single window of DNA contains:
- a CDS encoding uncharacterized protein (EggNog:ENOG41~TransMembrane:10 (i110-131o143-164i185-206o221-247i254-276o288-316i328-347o367-389i410-431o437-462i)) — protein sequence MAASQRRAVVADGYESPTEENQPCFFFGATPTASGTTTPARKSLSAPIPAAALFAQGASRRSQHLALHPSGRDISPDAAQLSHTPPNLDTVILDKENQAMPRRVGLRDRIACYQWTFFTMTMATGGVSSVLHGLVYRPEWVNGFGIFFCLLNIVFFLANCVFLSMRFYLRPGSLTKSFTDQVESLFIPAFFVSIAVILTNVCQYGVPHCGVWLIKTLQVLFWIYTGLSAIASAGLYLILWSTLVFPIHMMTPTWVFPAYPLMLTAPFASNLIAAASDTGHIDVLYAPAIAFSAVSTQGTGCLISLMISAAFIYRLMTQKLPRDFQRPGVFISIGPYAFTAGSIAQLGSEANVILPSNFLGTENSVDIVKIIALLVALWFWGLSMWFFLVSVGSLWKYLRARKGMPFQMTWWSFVFPNTALVTATEIMGDIFENRGLQLFGCAMTIALIIVWIIVFLAMVTCLKQKKLLWPKSSS from the exons ATGGCCGCCTCTCAGCGTCGTGCCGTGGTAGCCGATGGCTATGAGTCGCCCACTGAAGAGAACCAGccgtgcttcttctttggcgcgACTCCCACGGCGTCGGGGACGACCACGCCCGCCAGGAAATCATTATCAGCTCCAAttcctgcagcagctttatTTGCACAGGGCGCCTCTCGGCGTTCGCAGCATCTTGCTCTCCATCCCTCGGGTCGAGATATAAGCCCCGATGCAGCCCAGCTTTCCCATACCCCACCAAATCTTGATACCGTCATTCTGGATAAAGAGAATCAGGCTATGCCTCGCCGCGTAGGTCTGCGGGACCGCATTGCCTGCTATCAATGGACTTTCTTCACTATG ACAATGGCTACCGGAGGAGTGTCTAGTGTACTTCATGGAC TGGTTTACAGACCGGAATGGGTAAACGGGtttggcatcttcttctgcctgctCAACATTGTGTTTTTCCTTGCCAACTGTGTCTTTCTGTCTATGCGATTCTATCTGCGGCCTGGAAGCCTTACTAAATCCTTTACGGATCAAGTTGAATCTCTATTTATTCCTGCCTTT ttCGTCTC TATTGCAGTCATCCTTACCAATGTCTGCCAGTACGGCGTTCCACATTGTGGTGTCTGGCTCATTAAGACATTACAAGTCCTATTCTGGATATACACTGGGCTGAGCGCCATTGCTAGTGCTGGGTTATATCTCATCCTTTGGTCAACGCT AGTATTTCCGATTCACATGATGACCCCTACTTGGGTATTTCCTGCATACCCCCTCATGCTCACGGCACCGTTTGCCAGCAATCTcatcgcagcagcttctgACACTGGCCATATTGACGTGTTATATGCTCCCGCTATTGCTTTCTCGGCCGTTTCCACACAAGGCACAGGCTGCTTAATTTCTCTCATGATATCTGCCGCCTtcatctatagattaatgaCCCAGAAATTGCCCAGAGACTTTCAGCGACCTGGTGtt TTCATTTCTATTGGGCCTTATGCCTTCACAGCGGGATCAATCG CACAGCTTGGTAGCGAAGCCAATGTCATCCTTCCGTCGAATTTCCTCGGCACAGAGAATAGTGTCGATATTGTGAAAATAATTGCTTTGCTTGTTGCCCTTTGGTTCTGGGGCCTTTCCATGTGGTTCTTCCTGGTATCTGTTGGATCACTTTGGAAGTACTTACGGGCGCGGAAGGGCATGCCATTCCAGATGACCTGGTGGTCGTTTGTGTTTCCAAACACTGCTCTT GTTACGGCGACCGAAATCATGGGAGACATCTTTGAGAACAGAGGACTGCAGCTTTTTGGGTGTGCCATGACGATTGCTCTTATTATCGTTTGGATTATCGTCTTCTTGGCAATGGTTACTTGTCTCAAGCAGAAGAAACTGCTCTGGCCGAAATCAAGCTCCTAA
- a CDS encoding uncharacterized protein (EggNog:ENOG41~TransMembrane:5 (o6-28i49-72o84-106i113-132o166-192i)), translating to MTFTNAPVTRLTVLGLVSISIAASLFDAKQYFYILIDTHLFRYRQFWRLLSYQLCYMNSTEVLFAAISLYNLRVVERMWGSRKYASFIVLSSLFTAIFPPLILTILRPIAPSLFNYMPAGPTAIIFAVLAQFHSIVPQMYKYRIAFSQVPPTNERFSGITLSDKSYQYYIAFHLALLQWPGSVLGAMAGWVLGYSWRVGFLPTSFTSWRLPGWIVGSGSYRRSAEFEGLRRRLEGENPATGVSTGVQSQNEGQTDRRRTMGQQIMDQFREAL from the exons ATGACCTTCACAAACGCTCCAGTGACGAGACTGACCGTCTTGGGCCTGGTCTCTATCTCGATAGCCGCCAGTCTCTTCGATGCGAAACAATACTTCTATATCCTCATAGACACCCATCTTTTTCGGTATCGGCAATTTTGGCGGCTTCTTTCATACCAGCTATGCTATATGAATTCAACAGAAGTATTATTCGCAGCCATATCGCTGTACAATCTCAGGGTTGTTGAGCGGATGTGGGGATCGAGAAAATATGCA TCATTCATCGTCCTTTCATCCTTGTTCACGGCTATATTTCCGCCGCTCATCCTAACTATCCTTCGACCCATAGCACCGAGTCTGTTCAACTACATGCCGGCCGGCCCGACGGCAATCATCTTTGCCGTCTTAGCCCAATTTCACTCCATAGTTCCTCAGATGTACAAGTACCGGATTGCATTCTCCCAAGTGCCACCAACAAATGAGCGATTTTCCGGCATAACCTTATCAGACAAATCTTACCAGTACTATATCGCCTTTCATCTAGCCCTGTTGCAGTGGCCAGGCTCTGTTCTTGGAGCTATGGCTGGCTGGGTTTTAGGGTATTCTTGGAGAGTGGGGTTTCTGCCCACGTCCTTTACATCATGGAGGCTCCCGGGGTGGATTGTAGGTTCAGGCTCCTACAGGAGAAGTGCAGAGTTTGAAGGGCTGCGGCGAAGGTTAGAGGGGGAGAATCCGGCAACAGGAGTGTCAACCGGCGTTCAAAGCCAAAACGAAGGCCAGACCGATCGACGGCGTACTATGGGTCAGCAAATCATGGACCAATTCCGAGAAGCATTATAG
- a CDS encoding uncharacterized protein (EggNog:ENOG41) — protein MNGYQTERSSYEDEISNISTPISSHGDHAMEAVFEKGRPNGYGNAAPQEEPMDPNDAPNGSLADLKDPIQVHLLTETALYDSKQYDILSQEEVDRLKKQCQLLEQRIEPTRANLAIQSKYRDAAVSMAKLYAAGKSEEELLDDPRAKEVELEREATEKKCEELSRELFNLEKSLLGPQRRLLQHTAGILQLTHKASKRAAARALQNDNGIPGSPESLYTYSQGRDSIARAMEENYFEDPNLYQLDSVEGLHTGHLKSAIDIPLKSPVREQASQIRGELEKAREENSLLVNLVADMEQKLESLSLSIRETIIKFNPEVNSDYLEPPRQPGTGELKPGDMLRKQIDYLESGLVAVQAEQESFVSSGGNNGGMYQLDDGAAERIESVLVGLWDKMQSGFAEKKQRNEERRKHRADKGLVDDDDTSDDDAFDADETYNLIAFSSKVEWLYSQASTLKDQKSVLKRQIKQQRELNNKTDAEKDEELERRQDELDQTRFLLERAEKDASDAQNMLADALQDLEKAQSSSSGISEEELRTHALKIESLEAEIATRSAKIESFESEIQARDARLEALTSELEAGNGTSESLRSEIQAHQARVETLEAEIQARSDHIASLEAEIHTHSTRAESLEAEALATGVRLESLEAEIRARSAHIETLEDKIKGHDTNIGSLEAEIQSRDAQIKSLGSEIQAHTERSGSFEAQIATLESEKKKFAELSSQLDGVSKEKLAAEEMAKALQQEMDDMKAHHATKENEIAQKDADLEQLNMTLVELKTELTIARAELDGAYGSRAERAADAAALSNQNEVIKLTGQVERLKKELAGTVQDLEAITKETIGSEREKIDLEQKVEEAITAKASLEVDLEKSKHLIAKLQEDLDSERFKVGVAQGGVTKVGAGAALLSEQFRTSMREERKRFHEDMKEERAKYRKLEEELSRLKKSQAVPKGPPSPQ, from the exons ATGAACGGATATCAGACGGAGCGAAGCTCCTACGAGGACGAAATTTCTAACATATCTACGCCAATTTCAAGCCACGGCGACCATGCTATGGAAGCGGTATTTGAGAAGGGCAGACCCAATGGATATGGCAACGCTGCCCCTCAGGAAGAACCA ATGGATCCCAACGATGCGCCGAATGGATCGCTCGCCGATCTAAAAGATCCGATTCAAGTTCATTTGCTCACCGAGACTGCACTTTACGACAGCAAACAATATGACATCCTATCTCAAGAAGAGGTTGATAGGCTGAAGAAACAGTGTCAGTTGTTAGAACAACGGATAGAACCCACAAGGGCCAACCTGGCTATCCAATCGAAATATCGAGACGCAGCGGTGTCTATGGCCAAACTTTACGCCGCTGGTAAatctgaagaagagcttcTGGACGATCCTAGGGCCAAAGAGGTGGAACTGGAGAGGGAAGCAACTGAGAAGAAATGCGAGGAATTGTCGCGCGAGCTTTTCAATCTCGAGAAGAGTCTCTTGGGACCTCAGAGGCGTCTGCTTCAACACACGGCTGGTATCCTCCAGCTCACTCACAAGGCGTCCAAGAGAGCTGCAGCACGAGCCTTGCAAAACGATAATGGCATTCCTGGTAGCCCCGAAAGCTTATATACCTACTCCCAAGGCCGAGATAGCATAGCGCGTGCTATGGAAGAGAACTATTTCGAAGATCCAAACCTCTACCAGCTGGATTCCGTCGAAGGACTGCATACTGGACATTTGAAATCGGCGATTGATATACCCCTCAAATCTCCCGTTCGAGAACAGGCTTCCCAAATCCGAGGGGAGCTTGAAAAGGCCCGAGAGGAAAACTCATTGCTTGTCAACCTTGTCGCTGACATGGAGCAAAAACTGGAAAGCCTAAGCCTTTCGATTCGCGAGACCATCATCAAATTCAATCCTGAAGTGAACAGCGACTATCTAGAGCCTCCCCGACAACCAGGCACTGGTGAGTTGAAGCCTGGCGACATGCTCAGAAAGCAAATCGACTATCTAGAGAGTGGACTTGTTGCCGTGCAAGCAGAGCAAGAATCTTTTGTTAGCAGCGGTGGCAATAACGGCGGTATGTACCAGCTAGACGACGGCGCCGCCGAACGTATCGAGTCTGTCTTGGTAGGGCTCTGGGATAAGATGCAGTCGGGCTTTGCTGAAAAGAAGCAACGGAATGAAGAACGCCGGAAACATCGCGCGGACAAAGGATTggtggatgacgatgacacGTCAGATGACGATGCGTTTGACGCGGATGAGACTTACAACCTGATTGCCTTCTCCTCCAAGGTCGAATGGCTCTACTCTCAAGCTTCGACACTGAAAGATCAGAAGTCTGTGTTGAAGAGGCAGATCAAACAGCAGCGTGAACTCAACAACAAAACCGACGCTGAAAAGGATGAGGAGCTTGAACGAAGACAGGACGAGCTGGATCAGACTCGCTTCCTGCTCGAGCGAGCCGAAAAGGATGCTTCTGACGCCCAAAACATGTTGGCTGACGCCTTGCAAGACCTCGAAAAGGCgcaatcatcatcttctggtatctctgaagaagagcttcGTACGCATGCTCTTAAGATAGAATCTCTAGAAGCTGAGATTGCCACACGAAGCGCAAAGATTGAATCTTTCGAATCCGAGATACAGGCACGAGACGCTAGATTAGAGGCTCTGACTTCCGAACTTGAGGCAGGAAATGGAACGTCGGAATCTCTTAGAAGTGAAATTCAAGCACACCAGGCTCGGGTTGAAACACTGGAGGCTGAAATTCAGGCACGTAGCGATCATATCGCATCCCTTGAGGCTGAAATTCATACACACAGCACCCGGGCAGAGTCTCTCGAAGCTGAAGCTCTCGCAACTGGTGTCCGGCTTGAGTCATTGGAAGCAGAAATCCGAGCACGCAGTGCTCACATCGAAACTCTGGAGGATAAGATCAAGGGCCACGACACAAATATTGGATCTCTTGAGGCAGAAATTCAGTCACGAGATGCACAAATCAAGTCTCTGGGCTCGGAGATCCAGGCGCATACTGAGAGGAGCGGATCATTTGAGGCTCAGATTGCTACGTTAGAATccgagaaaaagaaattcgCTGAGCTAAGCTCTCAACTTGATGGAGTTTCTAAAGAGAAGCTGGCGGCTGAAGAAATGGCAAAGGCTCTGCAGCAAGAGATGGACGATATGAAGGCGCACCACGCAACCAAGGAGAATGAAATTGCTCAGAAAGATGCCGATCTGGAGCAGTTGAATATGACTCTAGTGGAACTCAAGACCGAACTCACAATTGCCAGAGCAGAACTAGATGGTGCGTATGGATCTCGCGCTGAGCGTGCGGCGGATGCGGCGGCACTGTCGAACCAAAACGAAGTTATCAAGCTTACCGGCCAAGTCGAAAGACTCAAGAAGGAGCTGGCAGGTACTGTGCAAGATCTAGAGGCAATCACCAAGGAGACAATCGGATCAGAGCGTGAGAAGATTGATCTTGAACAAAAGGTTGAAGAGGCCATCACAGCAAAGGCCAGCTTGGAGGTAGATTTGGAGAAATCTAAACACTTGATCGCGAAGCTGCAAGAGGATCTTGATAGCGAACGATTCAAGGTTGGCGTGGCCCAAGGAGGCGTGACAAAGGTTGGCGCTGGTGCAGCCCTGCTCAGTGAACAGTTTAGAACGTCGATGAGAGAGGAGCGGAAGAGATTCCACGAGGATATGAAG GAGGAGCGCGCCAAGTACCGAaagctggaagaggagctgAGTCGACTGAAGAAGAGCCAAGCAGTGCCCAAAGGTCCTCCAAGCCCGCAGTAA